Proteins co-encoded in one Desulfitobacterium hafniense DCB-2 genomic window:
- a CDS encoding ABC transporter ATP-binding protein: protein MALLGENLGVYYKKDQWIFKNMNIKVLPGQVLGLSGYSGCGKTTLARVLAGYILPQTGRVSVDSKPLAPKSFRPVQLIYQHPEKAINPRWKMEDVLTETYTPSQDILDAFGIREDWRKRWPIELSGGELQRFCIVRALNPQTRYIIADEMTTMLDAITQARIWHSFLHICQSRKIGVIVVSHELSLLNRLCDKVIQVGNTWE from the coding sequence ATGGCTTTGCTGGGAGAGAACCTGGGGGTTTATTATAAAAAGGATCAGTGGATTTTTAAGAACATGAACATCAAGGTGTTACCCGGCCAAGTTCTTGGTTTATCCGGATACAGCGGCTGCGGTAAAACGACCCTGGCCAGAGTTTTAGCCGGATATATCCTTCCTCAGACCGGCAGGGTAAGCGTGGATTCTAAGCCTTTGGCGCCAAAAAGCTTTCGCCCGGTCCAATTAATTTATCAGCACCCGGAAAAGGCCATCAATCCCCGCTGGAAAATGGAGGATGTCTTAACCGAAACCTATACCCCTTCCCAGGATATCCTGGATGCTTTCGGCATCCGGGAGGATTGGCGGAAGCGCTGGCCCATCGAGCTCTCCGGCGGAGAGCTGCAGCGGTTTTGTATCGTGCGTGCTTTGAACCCACAGACCCGGTATATTATTGCCGATGAAATGACCACCATGCTGGACGCTATTACCCAGGCCAGAATTTGGCATAGTTTTCTCCATATTTGCCAAAGCAGAAAGATTGGTGTAATTGTGGTCAGCCATGAGCTCAGTCTTCTGAACCGCCTGTGTGACAAGGTCATTCAAGTGGGGAATACGTGGGAGTAA
- a CDS encoding HAMP domain-containing sensor histidine kinase, producing the protein MNRAKREYKLSQTLMITAVLACLASALLFLGLQYLSRGIIYDYCKKPEVISAHIEKKITSLRQYIKDNQISLSDLSELDNWMRGKELTEIVIYHDNTLIYSSHTLSPSFSFPSQPKFPDFYLWHNKYILTFQEGTAEVFIKDFFEHRYIDYITYFNLLVFFLCFITIMVFFIHKKVSYINTLEKEIRILEGGDLHYSITIKGNDELASLAQEIDEMRKAFIAREDYAERVRAATNTLMAGVSHDLRTPLTALIGYLEVLEGEDIPAKESSFLGKCKNRALQIKDLINHLFDYFFISTNDYKEIDLKHYPAQEVLREMIHEHIYLMEQSGFMVSSTVELPEGTIKVDSGMIQRIFDNMLSNVQRHADPAHPVRLYSTIDSGELVLVFENHSQHSLDPTPKTGLGLNNCQKIMLLHQGRFMYRQNDHVFTVQLAFPLI; encoded by the coding sequence TTGAATAGAGCAAAACGTGAATATAAGCTGTCCCAAACCTTGATGATCACAGCTGTTTTGGCATGCCTTGCTTCCGCTTTGCTTTTTCTCGGTCTGCAATACCTATCCCGCGGCATCATCTATGATTATTGTAAAAAGCCGGAAGTAATTTCTGCTCACATCGAGAAAAAAATAACCAGCCTGCGGCAGTATATTAAAGACAATCAGATCTCTTTGTCGGACCTGTCCGAATTGGATAACTGGATGCGGGGCAAGGAATTAACGGAGATTGTGATTTATCACGACAATACGTTGATCTATAGTTCACATACCCTGTCACCGAGCTTTTCCTTTCCCAGCCAACCCAAATTTCCCGACTTTTATCTATGGCATAATAAATATATATTGACTTTCCAGGAGGGAACCGCTGAAGTTTTTATCAAGGATTTTTTTGAACACCGTTATATAGACTATATTACTTATTTTAATTTGCTGGTGTTCTTCCTCTGTTTTATTACCATCATGGTCTTTTTCATCCATAAAAAGGTATCCTATATCAATACCTTGGAAAAGGAAATAAGGATTTTAGAAGGGGGCGATCTCCATTACTCAATTACCATCAAGGGCAACGATGAACTGGCCTCTCTGGCCCAGGAAATTGATGAAATGCGCAAAGCCTTCATCGCCCGGGAAGACTACGCTGAACGGGTCAGAGCGGCCACCAATACCTTGATGGCCGGTGTCTCCCATGATCTCCGCACCCCTCTTACGGCATTAATCGGCTATCTGGAGGTGCTGGAAGGTGAAGATATCCCGGCCAAGGAGAGCTCTTTCCTTGGCAAGTGCAAAAATCGGGCCCTGCAAATCAAAGACTTGATTAACCATCTGTTTGACTACTTTTTTATATCCACCAACGATTATAAGGAGATTGACTTAAAGCATTACCCTGCTCAAGAAGTGCTGAGAGAGATGATCCATGAGCATATCTATTTAATGGAACAAAGTGGCTTTATGGTTTCCTCTACTGTTGAGCTGCCTGAGGGGACGATCAAGGTGGACTCAGGCATGATTCAGAGAATATTTGACAATATGCTCTCCAATGTGCAAAGGCATGCTGATCCTGCTCATCCGGTCCGGCTGTATAGCACCATTGACTCCGGCGAGTTGGTTTTAGTTTTTGAAAATCATAGTCAGCATTCTCTGGACCCTACTCCTAAAACAGGCTTGGGGTTAAATAATTGCCAAAAAATTATGCTTCTGCATCAGGGGCGGTTTATGTATAGGCAAAACGATCATGTATTTACAGTTCAGCTTGCTTTCCCGCTTATCTAA
- a CDS encoding response regulator transcription factor, translated as MPENSTILVVDDDPEIREIIHILLQREGFAVQVAADADTALATLTPGVDLAILDIMMPGKSGFELCSEIRKTTTIPILFLTAKNQDADKAEGFSCGGDDYLVKPFSSIELISRVKALLRRYLIYQKQEPASKKEVRLGDLYIDLDTGTVARSGEKIALTSMEYQVFRLLLLNRRKVFSAKEIYEHIWQEPFLPLSNNTIMVHIKNLRRKLEKDVGRPQYIRTVWGKGYYIE; from the coding sequence ATGCCGGAAAACTCAACCATTCTTGTGGTGGACGACGATCCTGAAATACGGGAAATCATTCATATCTTATTGCAAAGGGAAGGTTTCGCGGTACAAGTTGCCGCCGACGCAGACACCGCCTTGGCAACGCTCACCCCTGGGGTGGATTTGGCGATTCTGGATATTATGATGCCGGGAAAATCCGGATTTGAGCTGTGTTCGGAAATCCGCAAAACCACAACCATCCCCATTTTATTCCTGACCGCCAAAAACCAGGATGCGGATAAAGCAGAGGGATTTTCCTGCGGCGGCGACGATTACCTTGTCAAACCTTTTTCCTCAATCGAACTGATTTCCAGGGTAAAAGCCCTGCTGCGCCGCTATCTGATCTACCAAAAGCAAGAGCCTGCTTCTAAAAAAGAAGTCAGGCTCGGGGATCTCTATATCGATTTAGATACGGGAACCGTTGCCCGTTCGGGAGAAAAAATTGCCCTGACCAGTATGGAATATCAGGTGTTCCGGCTCTTATTGCTCAATCGCCGCAAGGTTTTTTCCGCTAAGGAAATTTACGAACACATCTGGCAGGAGCCCTTTCTTCCTCTTTCCAATAACACGATCATGGTCCATATTAAAAATCTAAGAAGAAAATTAGAGAAGGATGTAGGGCGTCCCCAGTATATTCGTACTGTTTGGGGAAAGGGGTATTATATTGAATAG